Below is a genomic region from Osmerus mordax isolate fOsmMor3 chromosome 22, fOsmMor3.pri, whole genome shotgun sequence.
tttcctctccccctctccccctctccaccctctctccctccaactatCCCTATATTTCTCTCCCCTTTCATCCTCCCCCACTTTctttccaatctctctctctctctctctccctatctctctctctctctcactccatcatcttactctcctctctccctctctcttagctCCCAGTAATGGAGATGTTTATTAGGTTGCTGCAGCCTTAGAGATATAGGTTTCATATATATGGCAGCTAGCCAGAAAGCaacacagccagtcagccagaaaactagttagccagccagccagccagccaaccagccagagcGTTTTAGGGGCGTTTGCCTCAAGACAATGGTATCGTtgtcccctcccacacacacccatcccaacactgatgatgtcatgctGGAGTGAGAGTTaacagggaaacagagaggtggTTGTGAAAGCCGGAAACtacagaagagggagggagtcatGAACTCACCTGATAGAGCATAACatgcctacctctctctctctctctcctgcagaagTGGAAGACAAGCATGCGGACAGCGGGGTGACAGACGTGAgtcttccctccatccacacTCGGACTGGACAGCCATGCTGACGTCACTTCCTTCCTCTCAGACTCCACGGTCACCTGGATTGTATTGATCCTCCACGttgacctcctctcctcccttctcttctcccccccccccatctgcaccctccctccccttccttctcctctcctccccatccaccactcttcccctcctttctcctctcctctcctctgtaccctccctccccatctctgctcctctcctcctctatagGGTTCCAATGTGTCTCAGAGGAATCAGAGCTATGCCCCGCCCACAATCAAAGGTATTGCCAAAATATCTTCTCCAATCAGCCATTGCATGAACAGCCAGAAGGTTTGGCTTAGAACGTCCAATTCCTTGTGGGTCTTTCCATGATGACCATTTCATTTCAATAGTAAATTCTAGAATGTCCAATACGCCGTTACAAAATCAAATGTCTATGTGTTCATGCTACACTGTCACCCCTTTTACGTCTGAACTGAGTACATGTCTCTTCTCGGAAACAGTCCACTTGACAGACCCAGTTGTTTCTGCTCGCTCTGTTTTTTCTTGTTGGTCCTGTACTTCATGTTTGCTTTTGCTTGTTCGAGAATGTGCTGAGTTGTGTTGATTTGTGTTCCAGTCTAAGTGTGGTGGAGCTGTGTGTTGATTTGGTTTGAGTTGTTTGCTTGTCTTGTATTGATCTGAACTGAATTGTTGCCTTATTTTGAGTTTCCACTTTTGTTTTGGTCAGTTTGTCATGTGGCGGCAGGAACAAAAGCAAAGCTCTGATTTGAGGTTTGATTTTAGCTGTAGCTTAGCTTTAGCAGTTTAGCAGTTAGCTGCTAGTTGATAACTGCTAGCTGTTATCCGGTAGTTGCTATCTGTTATCTTTATAGTTATTAGCTGTCAGCTGCTACAGCAGTTGTTAGCTGCTAGCTGTCAGTGTCAGTTGTGAGGCCGCAGTACCTGCCACCTCTGGGGGTGCTCTTGTGTTCCCTGCAGATTTGCAGCAGCACCTTCAGAGGCACGAACAGCCGGAGGCGGGATTCTGTGAAAACAGTCCAATTGCAACCCAGCACTTTGGGAACACAGCACAATGGGCTAATCACAATGGGCCTGATGAGCCCAATGGCAATGAGGCGTACCTACTGCTAGCCAATGAGGAGCTAGCGCTGGGTGAGAGCGACTGTGTGGGGGGTAAGTGGGGGGAAGGGGCTAAATGTGAGTGTACgtaatggagagagagtgtaacaggtgtgtgaggtgggtttAAAACCGCTTCCTTTGTGCAAGGATATGCAAACATCTATCGCTAGACCAAAGAAACACATTTGGACTGTTGAGTACATATCACACAAGAGCCATTCCAACAATTGCGCTGAGACTTTGGTCTGTACTATACAAACCTTTCCCAAACACTCGTCTTAACATGGTACTAATGTAGGTCTtgtttgttctccctctcttcctctgcaccttcctcttccctttctgtcctctCCAGAACCTTCCAGCAGCCAACAAGAGAACCTGTCCAGCCCAGAGTCCATCTCTCGATAACCTCCtcatatttctctttcttttgtctttTATTCTTTCTTTTAATCCTTCGCGtcctctttcttcccttctCCTTGCCCGCTATCATCCTCGTCCACCTCTCTTTGCTGCTCTCAgatcctctcctccaatcacaaACGTGTATGTCTCAACTAGTTCACCCAAAGAGTTTTGTGTTTTACAGTTGATATCCAATAGGATTATGGTATGATGTTATCTCTGTTAGAACGTTCTTACACTTACAGTAATGGACTTTAATAAAAGATGAGACATAAAACATTTTGGTGCATCTCTCAGAGCTCTATTGACTTGGTGgaatggcggtgtgtgtgtgtgtctgtgtgcttgtcttTATAGAGAGAACACTTCCTGAAATATTGCAGGTAGCTTGAAATGCTGTTTGtaaatgtctgcctgtctgtctatttgccttcttgtgtgtctgtgtgtctctgtctgcctgcagcatgtctgtctctctgtctgtctttctgtttattATTGAAGGACTGTTGTGTGTCAGCAGGTAAACTGACCAAGCCCCAGACAGAACTTTCcctcccagaggaggaggagggcggggctaCCTCCCAGGATGACTGACAGCTTGGCCAGCCGGCCTATTAACAGCCCAGCAAACACCGACCCAGTCTGGAGCAGCCAACCACAGCTCCTCCCTGTGGTAGCAGTCCATTTTGGAGGAGCATGATGAAGATATTTCCCGGACACATTCTGTCAGCTACCTAGATTGAACTAGTACAGCTTTAACTATAGCACAATGGATGTATCAGTCCAATGCAGTGGCTAGAATTAGCTTATCTAGCTTGTAACGTGTCACACAGCTGTAGCATTAGAATTATTATTATCTAATGGTTAGTACTAGCATAGCTATTATTTGATGGACTGTGGCAAGCTGTAGCATTAACTAATGCATTCAGTGTCCAATGGCTGTGAGGAGCTAATAGAATAAAGTGAAGTGCTGCTACATCAGACCAGCTGAGAGGCTTCTGTTTCACTGACTCCTGGGAGACAATAGTCcattacatgggtgtgtgtatgcatgtgtgtgtgtgcgagcgagcgcgcgtgtgcatgtgtgtgtgtgtgctgaggtgcCCATTTCTAGACTAGGAAACTTGACATACATGCTCTGCGGTACTCTGTCTGTTGGAAGGAAATAAAGCAGCTTGAACCTTGGTGAGATCTGCTCCTTACTCTACAGAACTACATCTCCCACAAACCCAACCCTTCCACGGTCATGCCAACATGAGCTGGTGCTCTCTGAAGTGTAACCATGACGTCGATAGAACTCTGGGTCACCATGTTGCTGGGTGACAGTTGCCAGGAGAAAGCTGCCAGACAGCGGTTGCCTGATTTAGATGGAACACAGTAGTGGGTGGAGACAAGCTttaataaatataaatacatgATCAGGTTTAAAATAGAGAAATAGATCTTTACTGACGATGTCCCTCTTCATCGGAGGGAAGACATTTATGGGTctgctgtttctcctcctcttcctcctcaccctcattgACCCCTGGAGAAACAAATGGCACGTCAATACCTCATCAATCAAGTgtttgcttgcctgtctgtgtattgtgtacacgtgtgtaagCATACATCCAGTACGTGTGTGTAAACGCATGTGTGCGTTACCGTTCCAGGAGAGGGTCTTGTTCTCAGTTGGGTTCACACTGTCCTGTCCCAGTGCATCGTGGGAGTGTATTTCTGACACAggctcctccttcatctccggACCAGTCGCATCATCAACTGTTTCCACAGCGACGGCTGGCATGTTTTCCTGAGGGTCCGCCTCTGTCTTGTCACATGACCTCTCCTTATTGGCCAACTCTTCAACCATCAATGGACCAATCAATGAACAAGCAGACGGTTATTACACCTTCCTctgatggacgtgtgtgtgtagaatgacAGATTTCATGTCTACTGCAAGTGATGATTGACATGTCTTGACGTGTTACACAGGCGCATTCTTCCGTGTCAGCATAGCGTGGCTGTTTGACGCGCCGAGTCACACGAGGGGCTTACCGTGCTGGGCCAGCTCCCTCCAACGCTCCTTGTTGGTGACGATGGCCTGTGTCATGTTGTGACGTAGGCGGGTCAGGTCCACGCTGGCCAGGGAGTAGTCACATGACCCTCCCACACTGTGTCTCTGGACAGACCCCACCACGGCTCCTGAACTTgggagactacacacacacacacatacacacattactaaagctgactgtgtgtgtgtgtgtgtgtgtgtatgctgatgtgtgtgtgttcttgtatagatgtgtgtgcgcgttgtgCTCTGTACCTGACTCCTGAGGCCACAGTGtctctgagaggagagatgacctTCACCATGGCCTCCATCAACACCGAGAAGGTCGGCTCCACGATGAAGTCTATGAAAcctggagagaggcggggcgcgggagaaaagagagttggggaggagagagaggggtagaggaaaggaaaaagacaGGAGCGAAAGAGGAGGCTATAACCGAGAAAGCCTACATAGCCCCCTttactccttcacacacactttctcatccACCAATCACCAAAGGGCAGCAATGTGTGCTTCAGGATCTACCGCAGAGCTAGAACCATTGAACACAACTTCCTCTTTGGTCGGCTTGCTGTCCTACCTATCTGTGACTGGGCGATCATGGTGGTCTTGCGGTCACACAGAGGGGAGAATGGCAGTCCGAGCTCCGCTTCTTTGTCACCCTGGCAACCAACAGGAAACACGTTTAACACGTGCAGGACACAGGAGAGCGAGTGTGCTCATGACCtgcgtgagtatgtgtgtgtgtgtgtgtgcattcatgagtttgtatgtatttgtgtgtgagtatgtgcacgtgtgtgtgtatatgtgtgcatgggtttctaggtatttgtgtgtgtgtgtgtgtacctgtcggaAGAACTCCTCCATGAGGCAGTGTGTCCAGCGATGGTGCAGGGGCCAGGCCTTGGCTGGATGGCTGATGTCTGCAGCGTGCAGCATCAGGGACAGCGCTTTGGCCTTGtccacactggaacacacacaggcatgcacacacacttaaacacacacacactcaacacagagaggagcggaggggagagaagaggggagagaagatgaggggaggggaggggaggagaggggggtgaaggaggagtgGTACCCATCAGACTGAGGCAGCAGGTTCCTCATGGTCTTGATTTGCTGGAAGTGGCAGGACATGTCTGTACTCATCAccatctccaccaccaggcCACGCaactccctgcacacacacacccacacacacaacacacatcgcAATTAAGCTCTAGTATGAGGACACTTTTTCCTTGCTCTAaacctgagagtgtgtgtgtgtgtactgtgcgcctgtgtgggtgtgtgtcctgaCCTCCAGTCGTCCTTGTTGAGGTTGACCAGGATGTTCATGTCGTGGTCCTGCAGCAGCCTGTAAGCGGCGCTCACGTGGTGGTTCTCCAGGACGGAGCGGTCGTTGTAGAGAATGGCCACCTgagacctccacacacacacacacacacacatactccatcACATACCTTCTAAACATACAAATGCAGTGAAAAAAGTctaaagtgtctgtgtgtgcgtgcgtctgtgtgagtgtgtgtgtgtgcgtgcgtgcgtgtgtgtacaccaACCTGGTCTGGATGTGGAAGTTGTTGGTGGTTCCTGTGTGCTCAAAGTCATGGATGGCAGCTGCAAACACCATGGCCAGAATCTCCAGCTCAGACAGCCAGTGCTGgggagaagaacacacacataaatacactcaCGCAGTTTAAAGATGGCTACTCCcgatgtggttctgtgtgtgtgtgtgtgtgtgtatgcttgtgtgtgacaGTCAGAGGGCTGAGACTCATCCAGTTTAGGAGGTTGGAAACACAGACGGAAGAAGTCCTCCCTCTCAGCAGGGAGTCTTGCTCCACCCTGGTGGGCCGCCCTGGCCTGGACGTttggcacacaccacacacactttgcgtGATTGGCCAGGGATGTGCTGGTTACTCTCGCTCCATCTTCCTTTCTcgtggcccctcccccctgagccCCGGTCAGCCCAGGGACtgtcacattgtgtgtgtgagcgtgtacatgtgcatgtgtgtgtttgtgacaccAAGTCTTCGGGATTACGGACGATGACCTCGGTGACATCCAGACGGAATCCCCGTTCCCTCTGaagcgtgtgtgcctgtgtgtgcctgtgtgtgtgtctgtgtgtgtgtgttcccctcacCATGGCACCAGTGTGCAGCATCAGGTAATGTGCCGTGTGGGTGACGTCGGCTGCGTGGGCCAGGTTGTGGTAGGGGTTCCCGTGCTTGCTGTAGCCCGCCTCCAGGGCCTCCGCAAAGGACAGCAGGAACGCCACGGGgatctggaggagcaggaggagtgtggggaggggggaggggggagaggaggacaggggggcggCGGGTGGAGGTAGAATATTGAGCACCAGTCATTGTATCTAGTCATTGTATCTGAAGCTACTGCAGATGTTTTACTGCAGTGTTTAGTTCAGCCGTGCCAGCTGGCTGACTGTTGAACAGACTTGCTTTTTCCCGGCTTTTTCTTTCGCTTTCTTATTCGCGTTTTGTGTCACTGCTGTGTAGGCTGTTGCCGCGGAGACAGGGGGGCTCACCCGGAAGTGGTTGATGAGGTCGTATCTGATCAGGAGGTCGTGCACCAGGAACTTGAGGGCGTGGTCTCCACTGGCCTCCTGCAGCAGGAACACGTCAAACGACCACTGGTCCACTTCCTGTTGGGACGGGAAACAGACAGTCtggctgtgaggagaggagaggaggaggggtgaggagagtagagtaggggaggagaggaggaggaatgaaaagagtagaggaggggagatgaggagaggaaaggagagaagggaaggagaaaagagaaggggaggagaagaggaggggcgaggagagagaagagagactagaggagtggagagaagggtaaagagaagagaaaaggagtCTTCTACCTTGAGGGTCTCAGTCACAGCGGGCGGGTAAGTCAGTCCCACCATGTTAGATGTCCGTCTGTACATCCTGGAGGGTAGGGGGTTCACTGTTACCTCTCTGGTCACCTACACAGAGTACCTGTCTGCCTACACATCCTAGAGTACCTGTCTGCCTACATATCCCAGGATACTGTCTACATATCCCAGGATACTGCCTACATATCCCAGGATACTGTCTACATATCCCAGGATACTGCCTACATATCCCAGGATACTGCCTACATATCCCAGGATACTGCCTACATATCCCAGGATACTGCCTACATATCCCAGGATACTGCCTACATATGCCAGTATAATgcctacatatttacatttacatttgacattttagtcatttagcagacgctcttatccagagcgacttacagtaagtacagggacattcccccgaggcaagtagggtgaagtgtcttgcccaaggacacagcgtcagtttgcatgaccgggaatcgaactggcaaccttcggattactagcccaattccctcaccgctcagccacctgacatatcCCAGGATACTGCCTACATATACCAGGATACTACAAATGCCAGGGTCCCTATCTACCTGGATGTCCCAGGATACTTCCTCCATATCCCAGAGTACCTGTCTACCTACACTTGCCATAGTACCTACTATATCTGACTACATGTCCCAGGGTACCTCTCTACGAAGATGCCGGCCTGCACGGCGTGGACGATGGTGCGGAACCTCGGCTTCTCGGCTGGACGACGCCTGGCCACGGCCACCTTCCTGGTGAAGGTGGAGGCCAGCCAATCACGGACTTCGGAGGGAACGGACTCTGTCTGGATGTCACTGAGGTCATCGTCTGTTTCCAGGAGACGTCTGGGAAAGGAGAAATGGTGTTAGTCACACTCACGCtagcactcacacacgcacacacacacacacgcacaaacacacactcacgctagcactcacacacacacacacacacacacacgcacaaacacacactcacgctagcactcacacgcacacacacacgcacaaacacacactcacgctagcactcacacacgcacaaacacacatgcacaaacacacactcacactcacgcaaacactcacacacgcacaaacacacactcacgctagcactcacacacgcacacacacacacgcacgcgcacaaacacacactaacgcacgctcacacacacaaacacactgacatacacggacacacacccTACCTTGTGTGGTCTATATAGACTGTGTCCAGGACATCAGCAGCTTGCTCTACACTCCTCTTCACATCCTCCACcgacacctcccccctctccagctgCTGGGACAGGCAGcgcagcctgcacacacacacacacacacacacacacatacacacacacacatacacacccacacacgcatcaATCAGCAGACCAAGTGATATGGTTAGGAGTGATTATAGATCACACATATATTGCTAGGGGAACCTGACCCCTGTCACCTAGTAATATGGCCCCTGTAGCATGGCAACACGGCCCCTGTAACCTAGAAACATGTCAGCTTGAGCTTacgtcacactcacacacccctgcTGGCTGACGAGACTCATACACCCACCTCCAGTCtgtcatcctcacacacacacacacacacacactctctcactttcgctctctctttctgtcagggAGCAGAAGAGGTGTGTTGTCCAACAGGTGTTTCTGGAGAAGCAGCAATGCCCGCTGTCTGTTGCGTTGGCGTGTTTTGACGATGGCCTGTGCTGCGGGTaaatgtgtgcatgagtgtgtgttcccTAACCACAAGCCATGATTACCCTTGCTCCGAGTTCTGTCTTAAATAACCTGCCTTTTCAGCTCCGAATCCATTTTGAAcgatcaaatacaaaacattgctGACCCCCCTTCTAGAACAGGAGATTAGCTAGCACGCTGTGACAAGAAAATCCGATTGTGACGGATAACGGTAACATCAGACATCTCCATCTTCactcgtgtgtgtgagcatgctgcCCTCCCAGGTGAGCCAGTCAGTGGGAAGACAGGTGTTTGGGTTGAGGTGTCTGGACTGGTGAGGACCTCTGGTGGCGGGAGGATGTACTGCTCAGCCAgtgaggcggagccagagggcCTTACCTTTGCGCTGTGCTCTTGTACTTCTGCCTGATGAAAGAAGAGATGTGGGATTAACACACtggtacacgtacacacacacacacacactggtacacacacacacacacacactggtacacacacacacacacactggtacagaCACA
It encodes:
- the LOC136966200 gene encoding protein phosphatase 1 regulatory subunit 1C-like isoform X1 — protein: MEPSSPKKIQFSVPPLQNQLDPQAAEHIRRRRPTPATLLTYQDLAGEVEDKHADSGVTDGSNVSQRNQSYAPPTIKDLQQHLQRHEQPEAGFCENSPIATQHFGNTAQWANHNGPDEPNGNEAYLLLANEELALGESDCKLTKPQTELSLPEEEEGGATSQDD
- the LOC136966200 gene encoding protein phosphatase 1 regulatory subunit 1C-like isoform X2, with protein sequence MEPSSPKKIQFSVPPLQNQLDPQAAEHIRRRRPTPATLLTYQDLAGEVEDKHADSGVTDGSNVSQRNQSYAPPTIKDLQQHLQRHEQPEAGFCENSPIATQHFGNTAQWANHNGPDEPNGNEAYLLLANEELALGESDCVGEPSSSQQENLSSPESISR
- the LOC136966200 gene encoding protein phosphatase 1 regulatory subunit 1C-like isoform X3: MEPSSPKKIQFSVPPLQNQLDPQAAEHIRRRRPTPATLLTYQDLAGEVEDKHADSGVTDGSNVSQRNQSYAPPTIKDLQQHLQRHEQPEAGFCENSPIATQHFGNTAQWANHNGPDEPNGNEAYLLLANEELALGESEPSSSQQENLSSPESISR
- the LOC136966200 gene encoding protein phosphatase 1 regulatory subunit 1C-like isoform X4 produces the protein MEPSSPKKIQFSVPPLQNQLDPQAAEHIRRRRPTPATLLTYQDLAGEVEDKHADSGVTDGSNVSQRNQSYAPPTIKDLQQHLQRHEQPEAGFCENSPIATQHFGNTAQWANHNGPDEPNGNEAYLLLANEELALEPSSSQQENLSSPESISR
- the LOC136966497 gene encoding dual specificity calcium/calmodulin-dependent 3',5'-cyclic nucleotide phosphodiesterase 1A-like → METVATDTDILEPDWGRCQNKEQKERMLVRLRGMQKYKSTAQRLRCLSQQLERGEVSVEDVKRSVEQAADVLDTVYIDHTRRLLETDDDLSDIQTESVPSEVRDWLASTFTRKVAVARRRPAEKPRFRTIVHAVQAGIFVERMYRRTSNMVGLTYPPAVTETLKEVDQWSFDVFLLQEASGDHALKFLVHDLLIRYDLINHFRIPVAFLLSFAEALEAGYSKHGNPYHNLAHAADVTHTAHYLMLHTGAMHWLSELEILAMVFAAAIHDFEHTGTTNNFHIQTRSQVAILYNDRSVLENHHVSAAYRLLQDHDMNILVNLNKDDWRELRGLVVEMVMSTDMSCHFQQIKTMRNLLPQSDGVDKAKALSLMLHAADISHPAKAWPLHHRWTHCLMEEFFRQGDKEAELGLPFSPLCDRKTTMIAQSQIGFIDFIVEPTFSVLMEAMVKVISPLRDTVASGVSSGAVVGSVQRHSVGGSCDYSLASVDLTRLRHNMTQAIVTNKERWRELAQHELANKERSCDKTEADPQENMPAVAVETVDDATGPEMKEEPVSEIHSHDALGQDSVNPTENKTLSWNGVNEGEEEEEEKQQTHKCLPSDEEGHRQ